The genomic stretch CACTGCTTCAGCATGTGGGAGCCCAACCAGAAGCAAGACCATTCTGGATGATCTTGGCAGTGTTGGGTTTTCCTGGCCACTTATCTAgatcactgttctttttttttaagaatttttttttttattattcttatgttaatccccatacattatagaTCACTGTTCTTGCAGGATTCCACAGCTTACTCCTGGGAATGATCCCTGACCACTTTTTCTAGAACCCAGTGTTCTACTTTTCTAGTGTGCTGCCCTAATTCCACCCCAGGCCCTGAAAACTGGTTAACAAACTGTCAATAAAGAGGTTGAGAATGAGAAAGCTCATCATCACCATGAGCATCCACAtctgccaccctccctccctAGCTGCTACTACAAATATTgctttagttctttattttaatggctttattgagatataattcacacaccatacaaCTCACAatctaaagtgtacaattcagtgggttttttttaaagtcgattcacaaatatgtgcaaccatcaccagagtcaatttttttttttttcaacaagctGTGGCcagatttattaaagaaaaattttgcatGATTTACTTTCACCAGTCTGTTCTGGCATGCTTCGAATgatgtcagaatcacctggatcaATGACAGCCAGTGTGCGTATTCTGTAGTATTTCCCACATGCTGTGCCCAATTCAGTATTATTGCCACTGTAGTGATGGACACCAGTTTTGGCCAACATGGCGTAGTATTCTATTTCAGATTTCCTCAAGGCTGGGCAGTTGTTGGCGAGGATGACCAGTTTTGCTTTGCCATGTCTGATCattttcagagtctgcttgtaCCCCAGCACGTACTTTCCACTTTTCATAACAAGCTGGAGCCTGGAGTTGATCGACTCCAGCGACTTTTTCGTCTTCTTTGCAGCCACCATCTTCCTGCCTTAGATGAGGGACGGCCCCAACCAAAAGCAGCCGCCAAAATGGCCGGGAGAGAGAAAGGCCACCAGAGTCCATTTTAGTACATTTTTATCACTTCAAAAAGAAACCCGGTGCCCGTTAGCTATCATTTCTCCAACCTCCTCCGCTACTCGGCCCTacgcaaccactaatctac from Neomonachus schauinslandi chromosome X, ASM220157v2, whole genome shotgun sequence encodes the following:
- the LOC110572756 gene encoding 60S ribosomal protein L30-like, which produces MVAAKKTKKSLESINSRLQLVMKSGKYVLGYKQTLKMIRHGKAKLVILANNCPALRKSEIEYYAMLAKTGVHHYSGNNTELGTACGKYYRIRTLAVIDPGDSDIIRSMPEQTGERKEFIWKEVIWQELSGKKLYKCDKSLEKCQSLLFSFT